The DNA segment ttccttgctctTTACGTTTTCCGCCATTTAAAATTCTGCAAATCCCAATTCAATTCTGTTAGTTCAACTAGGACATTCTTCTGATTAAAGTTGCtcaaccaatcaatccctgtgggattcgacctcactctacagtgagtttttacttgacgacaattcgatATACTTGCCAAAGGAAATTTGTAGCGATACAGATTTTCGTGCATCAAATAGGGTGAAgtgttggcgttgaacgccagctttgaGCTTTCATTTCCagagtaaagtatggactattatatattactagaaAGCcttgaatgttagctttccaatgccattgagagcgcgccatttggacttcaGTAGCTCCAAAAATGCTCCTTCGAGTGAACGGAGGTCAGATCCTGACAGCATATACAGTCCTTTCTTTGTCTCTGACTCAGACTTTTCCAAAACTCCTCAATTTCGGCCAAAATTCacctgaaatcatcataaaatacacacactcaaagtagaatccaaaaatatgaattttgcactaaaacctataaaaatataatgaaaactatatgaaaatgatgtcaaaaagcgtataaaatatccgctcatcaagactCTTAAATGAAGTTCAGACTCGCGGTGAATTAGCCCTCAACCTGTCATGTTGAAAAATACCGTCATtgtttcttgttatttttttttcccttttcttaTTTGAAGATTGTATATGAAAGGCAGAAAGGATGAGTATTGTCTCAAAACTTGCAAAGTAGGAGATGTTCTGTATTAGAGGATACTGACAAAAGAAGCAAATAGCATATTGAATAGGTCCAAATATTGTGaccattcttttttctttttttttggaccGGCTTGTGAGTTGTGACCATTCTCAAATTTTTCACAAATCCTCTGATAAGCAAAACCACAACCATATATTTCTCAATTTGATGTTtgtatttcttttcattttgtatTAAGTCAATACACACTTATCATTATATTCAATAAGATGTAAAATCTAAATCAAAATGAGTTTCACATCATATTTAAagaaaatctaaataaaaaagtatagaaGTCCATAAACGTGTTTCGCGACTAAGTGCTATTTTCACCAACACTGTTCCGAACAACGTTCAACTCAAATCATGGAAAATAGGCCATTCCAATTTCAGATAAACCGCAAAGTACCCAAAAAATGggtgggaaaaaaaaaaagaaaaaagaaaagcatgctTGTACCATCAAATGGAATTTCATCAACCATGCAAATTTCTAATAAGAATGTTCAAAGAAATTGCAATAATAAAGATCAGGGATGGGATGCATGCAAAGGGAAAGCCATGTAAGTTAGGTACAAAAACACAATTAAGATTTGATACATGTGGTGATTTCTAGTAGTTAAGCCCTACAATCTGAATTTGACTAATTTGCATAACTTTGCACAATTTTCATACATAATACACTGACAACTATATGAGTTGCAAAGTAATATATTAAAGCtttttggattaaaaaaatcaacaaatcatTCTTTTTTTTGTGACAATATGCCAGCTAAACATGAGAACAATTAACCTACATAAAATGATGCAAATATGTGAACATAATAGGAAAATATGTGATCTTTATATCATAGTAGGCAAAGATATCTTACAAGGGAAAAAAGTATACAGATAAACTTgtcttgaacaacaaattaaaaatcaagaATATCATCACCTATGGCAAAACCCAAGTTTCAAATAGATGAATTCAATTatatggctcaagaaaataatatgataataagAGTTGTAAGCTAAAACTATAGCTCAAATATTAAAGGACATAGAGTGATCCCATATGCGTAACAACTGCAGCACGAAAAATGACAAGATTCAGTTCTATAAAGGAATCAaggaaaatctaaattattcaaaataattttagaagatTATTGCttatagataaataataagaGTAATATCATCTGTATAAGCTCACCAAACATAAGGGTCTCTCCATTTCCTCCAACAACAGAGTGAGCAACCTTGACTCTTCTGCATATCCCTGGGCCTAACTATGTACACTCTTGTTGTCCTTGAAGAAAAACCATTTTTTTATGCTATGAACCAAATTCATTGTACCTAATCTAATAAAACTATATTGTATACATTACAACCTATGGAACAGATCACTTAGCAATGGCTATGAACAAGTAGCTAAGCAATCTTGCGGTAGCAACCTCCCTTCTTGATTCAAGGTCTCCCTAACAGCCCGGTAAAACGCTATCCACGAAGAAGAGTAATCATCCACAGGACCCCACAAAAACGTAGGATTTGGACTTGCAGGGCAAGCGGTAACCAAATCCAAAACCGAAACAGGCTTCATAGTCTGAGGAaaattgaatgccaagttatcgACTTTGTGCTCGTAAATCTTGCCATTCCGGTCCAATTTATACCTCGAAGTTCCTTGAAACTCTCCTTTGGCCTCCCAAGGAACCCTAGGCACACCCCTAAGGTTCCACCTAATCAGTATCACGTTCTCCGAAGGCTGCCACACCCGGTACACATCAAGGGCAATCTCACGGAACAAGATCCTGCCGTGGAACCTCAATGCCCAGAAGATCAATTTGTACTTTTCAATCCCAGTAAATGTGTTCAAAGGGTCCAAGAATGTTATGTCATCCCTGAGATAACCAAAATCCAATTAgaattaaatgaataaataaaattcccCAAACTTACATTTTGCATAAAACTTGATTCACAACCAAAATAAGAATAGATTTCACTTGTGTATCATATGACTTCATGAACAGGTGTATATCCACATTATTTTGAGAGCTTGTTCAAAACGAATGAAGCACATCTTACAAGAACATTTCTATGAAAAGAAGAGATCCTAAaagacaactaaccaaaacaaaagaagaaacaacACACACACAAGTCGCAACTAAATAACGGCAGCTACCCACATAAGCTTAACACTGCCTTCATAAAGATATGGTTATCAGTGTCACAGCCAACATAAGACTAATAAGAGTATAATTCAAGGATCAAGATCTTCTAAAGTGAGGAAGTTGTAAAGTGGTAAAGTGAGGAGTTAATCATTCTTAAATTAAGATAGTAGGACACACATTTCATGGAAATTACAAAATCAATGTTGATTAACCCTTTTCTTTACCACTTTACCAACTTACTCACtcactttagaggatccaaattaataattcaattatGAAAATGTCAAATTGGCAAAGTGG comes from the Arachis duranensis cultivar V14167 chromosome 7, aradu.V14167.gnm2.J7QH, whole genome shotgun sequence genome and includes:
- the LOC107458735 gene encoding uncharacterized protein LOC107458735; the protein is MAFLLPSLQPSLLSHSKSIDKQVPLLFNHHHTTTKPTISLSSSSSSSSSYSVFAVSQVAQVNTPTTGSQEKQQQQPKDEFYVNLGLAVRTLREDMPLIFIKDLNYDIYRDDITFLDPLNTFTGIEKYKLIFWALRFHGRILFREIALDVYRVWQPSENVILIRWNLRGVPRVPWEAKGEFQGTSRYKLDRNGKIYEHKVDNLAFNFPQTMKPVSVLDLVTACPASPNPTFLWGPVDDYSSSWIAFYRAVRETLNQEGRLLPQDCLATCS